From the genome of Streptomyces sp. NBC_01304:
TCCCAGGGTCCGTTCCACGCACCACCTGCGCGGGAGTGGGGTGAAGCCCCCTTGGCCGGGCCGGTGCTGGAGGATTTCCAGGTCGATGCCGAGGCGGCCGGCATGTTCGACGAGGTGGGGGCGGTAGCCGCCGTTCACCCAGCCCTTGCCGAGCCGTGGGTGGGCCATGGCGGCGCGGTTGAGGAGGCGGGTGCCAACGATCGAGCGCTTTTCACACCCTGTCGATCACGAGGGCAACACCGTGCGTCCGGCCGCAACTCGCCTGGAGAACTTGACCGGCATGGCGTGGCGGAGTTCTTCCCGGCGCCGGCGAGCGGTTCACACCGGACGAATGGTGCACAGAGCCTTGACCGGGATGGTCCAGACCAATAGTTTCGGCGCACCCGACTCCCGTCGGCCGTACGCCAGTTGGTCATCGCCGCCTCTCCAGGAATGAGCCTCCATGCGCCGAAGACTCCTGCCCAAAGCGGCCGCGGCCGCCTGCTTCCTGTCGCTGCTCGCCCCGATCGCCCCAGTGGCCACCGCGCAGGACCACCCGGCCTCCCAGTCCACGCAGGACCACGGCGGCAACCAGATCAAACGCGTCGGGTACTTCACCCAGTGGGGCGTCTACGGGCGCGACTTCCAGGTCCAGGACCTGGACAAGAGCGGCGCCGCCGGGCGGCTCACCCACATCAACTACGCCTTCGGCAACGTCAGTCCGCAAGGAACGTGCTTCTTGAACAGCGTCCCGGGCGAATCCGACCCGTGGGCCGACTACATCCGCCCCCTGGATGCCGAGAACTCGGTGGACGGCGTCGCCGACACCGACACCCAAGCCCTGGCCGGCAACTTCAACCAGCTCAAGGAGCTCAAGGCCAAGCATCCCGGCCTCAAGGTGATGATCTCGCTCGGCGGCTGGTCCTGGTCCACCCACTTCTCGGACGCTGTGCGCACACCCGCCTCCCGCAAGGCACTCGTCGAGTCCTGCGTCGACCTCTACCTCAAGGGCAATCTGCCCGTGGACGGGATCCGCGGCGGTGCGGGCGCGGGGGCCGGGGTCTTTGACGGAGTCGACCTCGACTGGGAGTGGCCCGGCTCGGAAGGCGACACGGACACCAAGTTCCGGCCCGAGGACAAGCAGAACTTCACCGCGCTGGTCGACGAGTTCCGTGACCAATTGGACGCGCTCGGCAAGAAGAACCGCAAGCACTACGACCTGTCCGCGTTCGTACCGGCCGCCGAGTCGAAGATCGACGCAGGCTTCGAGGTCCGCAAGATCATGAAGGATCTGGACTTCGTGAACCTGCAGGGCTACGACTTCCACGTCAGCGGCGAGAAGACCACGGCCCAGCAGTCGGCCCTGTTCGCGAAGAACGACTTCAGCGTCCACCGCAACGTCCAGGCCTGGCTGAACCGGGGCGCGCCGGCCCGCAAGCTGGTCGTCGGCATGCCGTTCTACGGGCAGGGCTGGACCGGGATCAGCGGCGGCGGCGACGGAATGGGACAGCCCGCCGGCGCACCCGCACCCGCGAAGTGGGCCAACGGCTACGCGGACTACAAGGAGCTCAAGGCGCTGGCCGCGTCGGGCACGTACAAGATCCACCGCAATGTGCGCGAGGGCCACACCTGGCTCTTCGACGGCACGACGCTGTGGACGTACGACGACCCGGCGACGCTCGCGCTGAAGTCCGCGTATGTGAAGGCGCACGGCCTCGGCGGGGCGATGTTCTGGTCGCTGGACGGCGACACACCCGACGGGGAACTCGTACGCACCGTCGACCGCGCACTGGGCAGGTAGCACGCACGGCCTGCCCCGATGCCCGAACCCGCCCGCCTGGGATCCCTGGGCGGGCGGGCCGGTGGCGGCCGCCTGCCAACGCGAGCTCCTGAGGTGTTCGTGCGGAATGTCGGCACGAACAGTGTGTGCGGAGCCCGGAGTTGGCACCGTTCACTTTCCGGCGGGCGGTCTGCGCATGCTCACCTGCCCCAGCCACCCCCGACGCCTCTGGTCACCAGGAACGAGTCGCGCGTGGCTTTGCGCAGGCCGGGGACGAGTGCGTCGAAGCGTTCGGCGAGCGCCCCGAGCGCCTGCTTGTGCTCGCGCATCTGCTTCCAGGAGAGCACGCTGGTCATTTCGCACTGCACGGGGAGTACGGCCATGGCCAGCTCGTCTGCCGCAGCGGCCGCCGGGTCGAGGCCGGCCGCCACGGTACGGCGGACGGTCTCCTGCAGGTCGAGGACCTGCTGCGGGTCGTTGACGGTGACCTGGTGGGAGGCGATCGGCGACAGGGTCCGTTTTCCCGGGAGCGTGATCAGGCCCGCCGCGGCGAGCTGGTCGCGGACGGGTTCCTCCGCCGTCGTGGCCTTGTTGTGCACGTACTGGAGCCAGTTCTTCGGCTTTTCGTCGGGTAGATCACGCCACACCTCCGCGAGGAAGGTGTCGGCCGGCGGCGACCCGATGTCACGGCGTAGGACCTTGCCGTCCTCGGCGGCGAGCAGACCCTCGAAGGTCAGCTCGGCCAGCGCGCCGGCCCGAAGCAGCTGGCCGCGGCCCTGAAGGTCGACCGCCTCGAACTTTCCTTTGTCGACGGTGTAGCTGAGCAGGTACAGCCGCTGAGGGAGGGTCAGGTTCATGGTTGGTCCTTGGGGTGGGCTGAGGCGATATGCCGGGCGAGGAAGCGGTCGGCCGCGCGGAACAGGTCGATGTTGTTGTCCGCGTTGAGGAAGCCGTGGCCCTCGTTGTCCTTGACCATGTACTCGACCTCGACGCCGCGGGCGCGCAGCGCGTCGACGATCTGGTCGGACTCGGCTTTGACGACGCGGATGTCGTTGGCGCCCTGGGCCACCATCAGCGGGGTGCGGATCCGGTCCACGCGGCTGATGGGTGAGCGGGCGAGGAGGTCCGCCTGCTGGTCCGGGTCGCTGGGGTCACCGGCGTAGAGGTACCAGTTGTTCAGCAGGCATGGCCGCGCGAACTCCGGCAGGGTTGCCAGGTAGGTCACGAGGTTCGAGGGGCCGCAGACGTCGATCGCGGCGGCGAAGACGTCGGGGGTGAAGGTGACGCCGACCAGTGCGGCGTAACCTCCGTAGGAGGCACCGAAGACGGCGGCCCGCTCCCGGTCCGCGTAGCCCTCGGCGACGGCCCAGCCGACGGCGTCGACGAGGTCG
Proteins encoded in this window:
- a CDS encoding GOLPH3/VPS74 family protein, which encodes MNLTLPQRLYLLSYTVDKGKFEAVDLQGRGQLLRAGALAELTFEGLLAAEDGKVLRRDIGSPPADTFLAEVWRDLPDEKPKNWLQYVHNKATTAEEPVRDQLAAAGLITLPGKRTLSPIASHQVTVNDPQQVLDLQETVRRTVAAGLDPAAAAADELAMAVLPVQCEMTSVLSWKQMREHKQALGALAERFDALVPGLRKATRDSFLVTRGVGGGWGR
- a CDS encoding glycoside hydrolase family 18 protein produces the protein MRRRLLPKAAAAACFLSLLAPIAPVATAQDHPASQSTQDHGGNQIKRVGYFTQWGVYGRDFQVQDLDKSGAAGRLTHINYAFGNVSPQGTCFLNSVPGESDPWADYIRPLDAENSVDGVADTDTQALAGNFNQLKELKAKHPGLKVMISLGGWSWSTHFSDAVRTPASRKALVESCVDLYLKGNLPVDGIRGGAGAGAGVFDGVDLDWEWPGSEGDTDTKFRPEDKQNFTALVDEFRDQLDALGKKNRKHYDLSAFVPAAESKIDAGFEVRKIMKDLDFVNLQGYDFHVSGEKTTAQQSALFAKNDFSVHRNVQAWLNRGAPARKLVVGMPFYGQGWTGISGGGDGMGQPAGAPAPAKWANGYADYKELKALAASGTYKIHRNVREGHTWLFDGTTLWTYDDPATLALKSAYVKAHGLGGAMFWSLDGDTPDGELVRTVDRALGR